From Thermogemmata fonticola, one genomic window encodes:
- a CDS encoding polymorphic toxin-type HINT domain-containing protein — translation MDGGSSCIGGRTIGTTEEHSFYVLGKGWTAAGELKPGDRIVGLDPHESVAVTALRLTGRQEKLYNLRVADYHTYFVGDSTWGFALWAHNEYNAPTNSPVPRLGSRGVDPAHHNANIMVRDASGRLRHHERIVSGNMTPEEQALGFPRNTLASHTEARAIRNIPLQRGETTIITGQRPPCPTCKGIMNQAARESGATIIYRWRENGVTRT, via the coding sequence ATTGACGGTGGTAGCTCGTGCATTGGCGGGCGGACCATCGGCACGACGGAGGAGCATTCCTTCTACGTCCTTGGCAAGGGCTGGACGGCGGCGGGAGAGCTAAAGCCGGGCGACCGAATCGTAGGCTTAGACCCCCATGAGAGCGTGGCGGTCACAGCGCTGCGGCTGACCGGACGGCAGGAGAAGCTGTACAATCTCCGTGTTGCGGACTATCACACTTACTTCGTCGGCGACAGCACGTGGGGATTTGCCCTCTGGGCGCATAATGAGTACAATGCTCCAACAAATAGTCCCGTCCCACGTCTGGGGTCTCGTGGTGTCGATCCCGCCCACCACAACGCCAACATCATGGTAAGAGACGCTTCGGGCCGACTTCGGCATCACGAGCGTATCGTCAGCGGGAATATGACGCCGGAAGAACAGGCCCTTGGCTTCCCAAGGAACACGCTGGCGAGTCACACTGAAGCTAGAGCTATACGGAACATCCCGCTGCAACGTGGGGAGACTACGATTATTACTGGTCAAAGGCCACCCTGTCCTACGTGCAAGGGAATTATGAATCAGGCTGCCAGAGAATCGGGGGCAACGATCATCTACCGATGGCGTGAAAACGGGGTGACACGCACCTAG
- a CDS encoding RNase A-like domain-containing protein — MPGGGLEAHEAAGGHTIARHVAKELEYLAQRLARNPRMEAASTFPDRATAERVIAEALEMRASEVRTWLAGSGKRLILEVTMRDVTSQSLLCTKELINV, encoded by the coding sequence GTGCCCGGTGGCGGTCTGGAAGCCCATGAGGCTGCCGGAGGACATACCATAGCAAGACACGTCGCCAAAGAGCTAGAATATCTTGCTCAACGATTGGCTCGAAACCCAAGGATGGAGGCAGCCTCCACCTTCCCGGATCGTGCAACTGCCGAACGGGTGATCGCCGAGGCTTTGGAAATGCGAGCCAGCGAGGTCCGAACCTGGTTGGCCGGATCGGGCAAGCGATTAATCCTAGAAGTGACAATGCGTGACGTAACTAGTCAGAGTCTGCTTTGCACGAAAGAGTTGATCAATGTCTGA
- a CDS encoding Imm10 family immunity protein codes for MRFAATCVTYQTQDDVAMLGFADDEFKTSRYVLLQKDLEPSQRDLELGHDTLYIEIDDQRHSRYGGVVKAQLQESRLVLKLDPQAAADMSVDDTIEISFRVPMERLKEISNQLRLLLGNDIVQVDASI; via the coding sequence ATGAGGTTTGCGGCGACCTGCGTTACCTACCAAACCCAGGACGATGTAGCTATGCTTGGGTTTGCTGATGATGAGTTCAAGACAAGTCGGTATGTTTTGTTGCAGAAGGACCTTGAGCCTTCCCAACGGGACTTGGAATTGGGACACGACACGCTGTACATTGAGATTGACGATCAGAGGCACTCTCGCTACGGCGGCGTGGTAAAAGCACAGTTGCAGGAGAGCCGACTTGTACTGAAACTTGACCCCCAAGCGGCTGCCGATATGTCTGTCGATGACACAATCGAAATCTCCTTCCGTGTGCCAATGGAAAGGCTCAAGGAGATTAGCAACCAGCTTCGCTTGCTGCTTGGTAATGACATCGTGCAAGTCGATGCCAGCATATAA
- a CDS encoding WD40 repeat domain-containing protein, whose protein sequence is MRYDKVRHLGIPLIAILFPSLVSLGMSAASIPRPRQTVTLTGPEAFDPDVAPDVLMFSPDGKQLLVGGSALPENRLAPHLSVFDVGTRKRTVRLAGHSACVRDVAFSQDGKLMASCGDDNEVRLWDTQKWELVRRITHQEGGDQLLSVAVSPDGSLVIAGSNSSFVVAFDAATGRQLWTLDLPKPWNRGQMVVGLRFAQGGRLFVAGTDSGRVFVCGIDKGKAKIVKNWSVFPEDSNLQDGIPELERIDLSPKGDLVAVAAYLSEAAPRKEGYGLSLWEVATGERIADLGGHRTGTFAVAFFPDGDLLVSGGKAAEGEKAAGELKVWSVRQKRLLAVQQTLKKYRVWALAVSPDGSRLAVGNPFEPLVMWRIDTDSGMKK, encoded by the coding sequence ATGAGGTACGACAAAGTCAGGCATCTCGGCATCCCACTCATCGCTATTCTGTTTCCCTCGCTAGTGTCGTTGGGAATGAGCGCGGCCTCTATACCCAGACCCCGTCAGACTGTGACGCTGACTGGACCGGAGGCGTTCGATCCCGATGTAGCCCCAGACGTTCTGATGTTTAGTCCAGACGGTAAGCAGTTGTTAGTCGGCGGCTCCGCACTTCCGGAAAATCGATTGGCTCCCCACTTGAGCGTGTTCGACGTTGGCACCCGCAAGCGGACCGTGCGGTTGGCCGGGCACAGTGCCTGCGTTCGGGATGTGGCGTTTTCGCAGGACGGGAAACTGATGGCAAGTTGCGGTGACGATAACGAGGTCCGCCTGTGGGATACCCAGAAGTGGGAACTGGTGCGTCGCATCACTCACCAAGAGGGCGGGGATCAGTTGCTCTCCGTGGCTGTCTCACCCGATGGGTCGCTCGTTATCGCTGGAAGCAATAGTTCGTTCGTGGTGGCTTTTGACGCGGCCACCGGTCGGCAGTTGTGGACGCTCGATCTTCCCAAGCCGTGGAATCGTGGGCAGATGGTGGTCGGCTTACGATTCGCCCAAGGTGGGCGGTTGTTTGTGGCCGGTACTGATTCGGGGCGGGTGTTCGTCTGCGGGATAGATAAGGGGAAAGCTAAGATCGTCAAGAATTGGTCGGTGTTTCCTGAAGACAGCAACCTGCAAGACGGCATTCCGGAACTCGAGAGAATCGATCTTTCTCCAAAAGGAGACCTGGTGGCGGTAGCGGCATATCTATCTGAGGCTGCGCCGCGTAAGGAGGGGTACGGGCTGAGCCTCTGGGAGGTAGCCACGGGTGAACGAATAGCTGATCTGGGTGGCCACCGTACAGGAACGTTTGCAGTAGCCTTCTTTCCCGATGGCGATCTACTCGTCTCGGGTGGAAAGGCAGCCGAGGGGGAGAAGGCGGCGGGGGAACTCAAGGTGTGGTCAGTCCGCCAAAAGCGGCTTCTAGCGGTTCAACAGACTCTGAAAAAGTACAGGGTCTGGGCATTGGCGGTCTCCCCAGACGGGTCGCGCTTGGCTGTTGGGAACCCCTTTGAACCGCTGGTCATGTGGAGGATCGATACCGACAGTGGCATGAAGAAGTAA
- a CDS encoding Hint domain-containing protein produces MVTSARWGVRAINAAQGVSGLLSAQEQWEQGNYLAAALDATGSVLNFTQLFKACFTGDVKLLARGSWGEGWRRIDEITIDDEVLSRDEHDPSGPLAWKKVEETFERVGLMLELEVGGRIIGTTAEHPIYVLGKGWTAAGELKPGDRIVGLDPRESVAVTALRLTSRQEKLYNLRVADYHTYFVGDAAWGFALWAHNAYKDVKEFNPDQDALIQLAKEQKKREVTMDDVEILRKWPKNTMYYSGVLRYIYIVKK; encoded by the coding sequence TTGGTCACGTCGGCGCGCTGGGGAGTGCGGGCGATCAATGCCGCCCAAGGTGTCAGCGGGCTGTTGAGTGCCCAGGAGCAATGGGAGCAGGGGAATTATCTCGCAGCGGCGTTGGATGCCACCGGTTCAGTCCTCAACTTCACCCAGCTTTTCAAGGCCTGTTTCACGGGAGATGTCAAGCTGTTGGCGCGGGGGTCGTGGGGTGAGGGGTGGCGGCGGATTGATGAGATCACGATTGATGACGAGGTATTGTCACGGGACGAGCATGATCCGAGCGGGCCGTTGGCGTGGAAGAAGGTGGAGGAGACGTTCGAGCGGGTGGGGTTGATGCTAGAGCTGGAAGTGGGCGGCCGGATCATCGGTACGACGGCGGAGCATCCGATCTATGTCCTTGGCAAGGGTTGGACGGCGGCAGGCGAGCTGAAGCCGGGTGATCGCATTGTAGGTTTGGACCCGCGTGAGAGCGTGGCGGTCACGGCACTGCGGCTGACTAGTCGGCAGGAGAAGCTCTACAATCTCCGCGTTGCGGACTATCATACCTACTTCGTCGGCGATGCGGCCTGGGGTTTTGCCCTCTGGGCGCATAATGCGTACAAAGATGTTAAGGAATTTAATCCCGATCAAGACGCTTTAATCCAGCTAGCGAAGGAACAGAAAAAGAGAGAAGTCACGATGGATGATGTGGAGATATTAAGGAAATGGCCAAAGAATACAATGTACTATTCCGGGGTCCTGAGATACATATACATCGTAAAAAAGTAA
- a CDS encoding RHS repeat-associated core domain-containing protein has product MYHFRHRDYSPTLGRWTSLDPLSYAAGDVNLYRTLGNNPISSLDPSGLFWYPGKYLIQLRREYYRGLELDRQINERRARQGLPLLEPPPHWTSVAAAEIGDGLRIGLQANVNAAATATRSLVTLGLWAEPWEVWTVADEDRPYYEGGFLAARVGWELLPTYGVGKLTQVPGQVGRWGRYALSWDTAQNTVQVGRGGYDIYENGLNWANGLQVGTGLLGLGGNYTTWRRLPRNLPNVPWSYGPLPSNYLGATDKFGNITIRPGLSGQALIDTVRHESVHRFFSPRYGPLRELRADIGMLGYERSHFLRYLEEALAQTYATRSLLQGLRHPLNGAYKLSVWRVILEGGGYGIIVGGITYGAYTLSHFILNR; this is encoded by the coding sequence CTGTACCACTTCCGCCACCGCGACTATTCCCCCACCCTCGGCCGCTGGACGAGCCTTGATCCCCTCTCCTACGCCGCCGGGGATGTGAACCTGTACCGCACCCTCGGCAACAACCCCATCAGCTCCCTCGATCCCAGCGGACTTTTTTGGTATCCGGGCAAGTATCTCATTCAACTGAGAAGGGAATACTACCGGGGTCTGGAACTGGACCGCCAAATCAATGAGCGTCGAGCCAGACAAGGGTTACCATTGCTGGAACCTCCACCTCACTGGACCAGCGTCGCTGCTGCCGAAATCGGCGATGGGCTGCGGATTGGATTGCAAGCCAACGTGAATGCGGCGGCAACCGCGACGCGTTCGTTGGTGACCTTGGGCTTGTGGGCTGAGCCGTGGGAAGTCTGGACCGTGGCGGACGAGGACCGTCCCTACTACGAGGGTGGGTTTTTGGCCGCCCGGGTGGGTTGGGAGTTGTTGCCGACCTACGGCGTGGGGAAGCTGACGCAGGTGCCGGGTCAGGTGGGTCGTTGGGGTCGGTATGCTTTGTCTTGGGACACGGCTCAGAACACGGTGCAGGTGGGTCGCGGTGGCTATGACATCTACGAGAATGGCCTGAACTGGGCAAATGGCCTGCAAGTCGGCACCGGTCTGTTGGGTCTCGGCGGCAACTACACCACCTGGCGAAGGCTGCCTAGGAATCTTCCAAACGTTCCGTGGAGCTACGGCCCACTTCCTTCCAACTATCTAGGAGCAACAGATAAATTTGGGAATATCACGATTCGACCTGGACTGAGTGGGCAAGCGTTGATCGACACCGTTCGCCACGAATCTGTCCACAGGTTTTTCAGTCCACGATACGGACCACTCAGAGAACTTCGTGCCGATATTGGGATGCTGGGCTACGAACGCTCTCACTTTCTTCGCTATCTTGAAGAGGCTTTAGCGCAAACATATGCCACAAGAAGTCTGCTTCAAGGTTTGAGACACCCATTGAATGGTGCTTACAAGTTATCCGTTTGGCGAGTAATATTAGAGGGTGGTGGTTATGGTATCATCGTTGGTGGGATAACCTATGGCGCGTACACCCTGAGTCACTTCATTCTGAACAGATAG
- a CDS encoding RHS repeat domain-containing protein — translation MGGQTTVQYVWSPVYVDAMVLRDRDSDGDGTLDDRLWVVQDANYNVTAIFDNSGNVVERYIYDPFGQATVLDTEWNVRSGGSAYDWLYLHQGGRYDVTSGLYHFRFRDYSPTLGRWTSLDPLSYAAGDVNLYRTVGNNSTNLLDPFGLEGIGHHWVPVAVLTDPEIAPWLSYDAYFMGMGAYSGAAYPPHGYKIYGGVSHYEYNIIIKKELMKLIIKNNRKPISGEQMEQFINSLINGKDYRGKIHKEIKAFNDAIMAERAAYLERNPNSRKVGQTAKDWIEQGRRYVWGTGKQRVSQSMIPPPMGSKMGNKAVIGGAIMVSAIFGYFAWEQIDQTAKAMEVAANSNNFKLAIQALQDGDAVRAERYLFGPSNAEGSYCLYRELVDKGLPYQAIVFKEWYYAKKQEIQWRLQNPIFMRPLQ, via the coding sequence GTGGGTGGTCAGACCACGGTGCAGTATGTGTGGAGTCCGGTGTACGTCGATGCGATGGTGCTGCGGGATCGGGACAGTGACGGTGATGGGACACTGGACGATCGCCTGTGGGTGGTACAGGATGCGAATTATAATGTGACTGCGATCTTTGACAACTCGGGCAATGTAGTCGAACGCTACATCTACGACCCCTTCGGTCAGGCGACGGTGCTGGATACGGAGTGGAACGTTCGGTCCGGTGGCAGCGCCTACGATTGGCTCTATCTGCATCAGGGTGGCCGGTACGATGTCACCAGTGGTCTGTATCACTTCCGTTTCCGCGACTATTCCCCCACCCTCGGCCGCTGGACGAGCCTTGATCCCCTCTCCTACGCCGCCGGGGATGTGAACCTGTACCGCACCGTCGGCAACAATTCGACTAACCTATTAGACCCGTTCGGACTCGAAGGGATTGGACATCACTGGGTTCCTGTGGCTGTGCTTACTGACCCTGAGATAGCTCCTTGGTTGAGCTATGATGCGTATTTCATGGGTATGGGAGCCTATTCTGGTGCCGCATATCCGCCACATGGCTACAAAATATATGGTGGTGTCTCACACTATGAATACAACATTATCATAAAGAAGGAACTGATGAAGTTGATAATAAAGAATAATCGGAAGCCAATTAGCGGTGAGCAAATGGAACAATTTATCAATAGTTTGATAAATGGCAAAGACTATAGAGGAAAAATTCACAAGGAAATCAAGGCATTTAATGATGCGATTATGGCTGAACGGGCGGCATACTTGGAACGCAATCCCAACTCGCGTAAAGTTGGCCAAACTGCTAAAGATTGGATTGAACAAGGTCGCAGGTACGTTTGGGGAACAGGAAAGCAGCGCGTGAGTCAAAGCATGATACCCCCTCCAATGGGTAGTAAGATGGGCAACAAGGCAGTAATCGGTGGAGCAATTATGGTCTCAGCTATTTTTGGCTATTTTGCATGGGAGCAGATAGATCAAACAGCTAAAGCCATGGAAGTTGCTGCGAATAGCAATAACTTTAAACTAGCTATCCAAGCTCTTCAAGACGGAGATGCTGTTCGTGCAGAGCGGTACTTATTCGGTCCAAGTAATGCCGAAGGGTCCTACTGCCTCTATCGAGAGTTGGTGGACAAGGGCCTTCCTTACCAAGCTATTGTCTTTAAAGAATGGTATTATGCAAAAAAGCAAGAAATTCAATGGCGATTGCAAAATCCGATCTTTATGCGACCTCTACAGTAA